In Accipiter gentilis chromosome 21, bAccGen1.1, whole genome shotgun sequence, one DNA window encodes the following:
- the LOC126048935 gene encoding beta-1,4-galactosyltransferase 3-like isoform X1: MSLSRVENPCFLLFLFVFQAIFILILYRGGPSNVLRGFLDSHQVLDYSKTHDVYTNLSLFTQAPDEEAMPYCSAQSPIFVGPLTITFRVLPSEKMIIKKNPFVQSGGRYRPPHCLARYKSAILVAYKNQEKYLHHLLYYIHPFLQRQQLSYSIYLIQQVGNGTFNRAKLLNVGVREALKDEDWDCLLLHDVDLVPENDYNLYVCDEYYPKHMASAMDKFQYTLPYKSFFGGVSALTPEHYMKMNGFPNTYWGSGGENDDIATRIQLAGMKIVRTSPHLGRYKVMDYNEETETQEPWRRPTSRHNTRKTWKDDGMNSLEFKLLSRTKHPLYTNITVDIGYVPPFS; this comes from the exons ATGTCCCTCTCTCGTGTCGAAAATCCttgctttctgctgtttctgtttgtCTTCCAAGCCATATTTATCCTGATCCTCTACCGAGGTGGGCCTTCGAATGTGTTGCGTGGGTTTTTAGACTCGCATCAGGTTCTGGATTACTCCAAAACTCATGATGTGTATACAAACCTCAGCTTGTTCACCCAAGCTCCCGATGAAGAAGCTATGCCGTACTGCTCAGCACAGTCACCGATATTTG TTGGTCCATTAACCATCACCTTCAGGGTGCTCCCTAGTGAAAAAATGATCatcaaaaaaaatccttttgttcagTCGGGTGGCCGCTACAGGCCACCTCACTGCTTGGCCCGCTACAAATCGGCCATCCTTGTAGCATACAAGAACCAGGAGAAGTACCTTCACCATCTTCTCTACTATATTCATCCTTTCTTGCAGCGCCAGCAGCTCAGTTACAGTATCTACTTGATTCAGCAG gtgGGGAATGGTACATTTAACCGAGCAAAGCTGCTTAATGTTGGCGTCCGGGAAGCCCTGAAGGATGAAGACTGGGACTGCCTTCTTCTGCACGATGTCGACCTAGTACCTGAGAATGATTATAATCTCTATGTTTGCGATGAATACTATCCCAAGCATATGGCTAGTGCCATGGATAAGTTTCAGTACAC tCTGCCATATAAGTCCTTTTTCGGGGGTGTATCTGCTCTGACTCCAGAACATTACATGAAGATGAATGGGTTTCCAAACACATACTGGGGCAGTGGTGGTGAAAATGACGACATTGCTACAAG gaTTCAGCTAGCAGGAATGAAAATAGTCCGGACATCACCTCACCTTGGACGCTACAAAGTGATGGACTACAATGAAGAGACAGAGACTCAAGAGCCTTGGAGAAG GCCTACTTCTCGACACAACAccagaaaaacatggaaagatGATGGAATGAATTCATTGGAGTTCAAGCTCCTTTCCAGGACAAAGCATCCTCTTTATACCAACATCACTGTGGACATTGGATACGTTCCCCCCTTTTCTtaa
- the LOC126048935 gene encoding beta-1,4-galactosyltransferase 3-like isoform X3: MIIKKNPFVQSGGRYRPPHCLARYKSAILVAYKNQEKYLHHLLYYIHPFLQRQQLSYSIYLIQQVGNGTFNRAKLLNVGVREALKDEDWDCLLLHDVDLVPENDYNLYVCDEYYPKHMASAMDKFQYTLPYKSFFGGVSALTPEHYMKMNGFPNTYWGSGGENDDIATRIQLAGMKIVRTSPHLGRYKVMDYNEETETQEPWRRPTSRHNTRKTWKDDGMNSLEFKLLSRTKHPLYTNITVDIGYVPPFS; encoded by the exons ATGATCatcaaaaaaaatccttttgttcagTCGGGTGGCCGCTACAGGCCACCTCACTGCTTGGCCCGCTACAAATCGGCCATCCTTGTAGCATACAAGAACCAGGAGAAGTACCTTCACCATCTTCTCTACTATATTCATCCTTTCTTGCAGCGCCAGCAGCTCAGTTACAGTATCTACTTGATTCAGCAG gtgGGGAATGGTACATTTAACCGAGCAAAGCTGCTTAATGTTGGCGTCCGGGAAGCCCTGAAGGATGAAGACTGGGACTGCCTTCTTCTGCACGATGTCGACCTAGTACCTGAGAATGATTATAATCTCTATGTTTGCGATGAATACTATCCCAAGCATATGGCTAGTGCCATGGATAAGTTTCAGTACAC tCTGCCATATAAGTCCTTTTTCGGGGGTGTATCTGCTCTGACTCCAGAACATTACATGAAGATGAATGGGTTTCCAAACACATACTGGGGCAGTGGTGGTGAAAATGACGACATTGCTACAAG gaTTCAGCTAGCAGGAATGAAAATAGTCCGGACATCACCTCACCTTGGACGCTACAAAGTGATGGACTACAATGAAGAGACAGAGACTCAAGAGCCTTGGAGAAG GCCTACTTCTCGACACAACAccagaaaaacatggaaagatGATGGAATGAATTCATTGGAGTTCAAGCTCCTTTCCAGGACAAAGCATCCTCTTTATACCAACATCACTGTGGACATTGGATACGTTCCCCCCTTTTCTtaa
- the LOC126048936 gene encoding galactosylgalactosylxylosylprotein 3-beta-glucuronosyltransferase 1-like, whose protein sequence is MLRRRNLLTTLLIALPWALLLTLWHQYPTTHYLSLLRKETDENVTSKALLNGTSALREEGFPSCIRQQQSTGATPKIIQNYVYSRPPPWSDTLPTIFVITPTYTRPVQKAELTRLANTFLHVQNLHWVVVEDSPRRTNLVSNLLEKAGLNFTHLNVETPKSLKLGLSWIPSHTPRGTLQRNLGLHWLRDSFSNTPPPEGVVYFADDDNTYSLELFEEMRYTRRVSVWPVAFVGGLRYESPKVSPAGKVVGWKTVFDPNRPFAIDMAGFAISIKLILEKPQASFKLEGVKGGYQETSLLKDLVTMDGLEPKAANCTKVLVWHTRTERPTLVNEGKRGFTDPRVEV, encoded by the exons ATGCTGAGGAGACGTAACCTACTGACCACGCTCCTGATTGCCTTGCCATGGGCTCTTCTCCTAACCTTGTGGCACCAGTACCCAACCACCCACTACCTCAGCCTGCTGAGAA AAGAGACAGATGAGAACGTGACTTCCAAAGCTCTCCTCAATGGTACATCTGCACTGAGAGAAGAAGGCTTCCCATCATGCATTCGGCAGCAGCAAAGCACAGGGGCGACGCCTAAAATCATCCAGAATTACGTGTACTCCAGGCCTCCCCCATGGTCAGACACCCTGCCGACCATCTTCGTTATCACCCCTACCTACACCCGGCCAGTGCAAAAAGCTGAGCTGACCCGTCTGGCCAACACCTTCCTGCACGTCCAGAACCTGcactgggtggtggtggaggactCGCCCCGGAGGACCAACCTGGTATCCAACCTGCTGGAGAAGGCAGGGCTCAACTTCACCCACCTCAATGTGGAGACGCCCAAAAGTCTGAAGCTGGGGCTGTCCTGGATCCCATCCCACACCCCGAGGGGGACACTACAGAGGAACCTGGGGCTGCACTGGCTGAGGGACAGCTTCAGCAACACCCCACCACCAGAAGGGGTAGTGTATTTTGCCGACGATGATAACACCTACAGCCTGGAGCTCTTCGAAGAG ATGCGCTACACGAGGAGGGTGTCAGTCTGGCCAGTGGCTTTCGTTGGGGGGCTGCGATATGAATCCCCAAAAGTGAGCCCAGCAGGGAAGGTGGTGGGCTGGAAAACTGTCTTTGACCCTAACCGTCCCTTTGCTATTGACATGGCTGGATTTGCTATAAGCATCAAGCTGATTTTGGAGAAGCCTCAGGCCAGTTTCAAGCTGGAGGGAGTTAAAGGAGGCTACCAGGAAACCAGTCTGCTGAAGGATCTGGTGACCATGGATGGGCTGGAGCCCAAAGCAGCCAACTGCACAAAG GTGTTGGTCTGGCACACAAGAACTGAGAGGCCCACTCTGGTTAACGAAGGCAAGCGTGGATTTACAGACCCCAGAGTAGAGGTGTAA
- the LOC126048935 gene encoding beta-1,4-galactosyltransferase 3-like isoform X2 yields the protein MSLSRVENPCFLLFLFVFQAIFILILYRGGPSNVLRGFLDSHQVLDYSKTHDVYTNLSLFTQAPDEEAMPYCSAQSPIFVGPLTITFRVLPSEKMIIKKNPFVQSGGRYRPPHCLARYKSAILVAYKNQEKYLHHLLYYIHPFLQRQQLSYSIYLIQQVGNGTFNRAKLLNVGVREALKDEDWDCLLLHDVDLVPENDYNLYVCDEYYPKHMASAMDKFQYTIQLAGMKIVRTSPHLGRYKVMDYNEETETQEPWRRPTSRHNTRKTWKDDGMNSLEFKLLSRTKHPLYTNITVDIGYVPPFS from the exons ATGTCCCTCTCTCGTGTCGAAAATCCttgctttctgctgtttctgtttgtCTTCCAAGCCATATTTATCCTGATCCTCTACCGAGGTGGGCCTTCGAATGTGTTGCGTGGGTTTTTAGACTCGCATCAGGTTCTGGATTACTCCAAAACTCATGATGTGTATACAAACCTCAGCTTGTTCACCCAAGCTCCCGATGAAGAAGCTATGCCGTACTGCTCAGCACAGTCACCGATATTTG TTGGTCCATTAACCATCACCTTCAGGGTGCTCCCTAGTGAAAAAATGATCatcaaaaaaaatccttttgttcagTCGGGTGGCCGCTACAGGCCACCTCACTGCTTGGCCCGCTACAAATCGGCCATCCTTGTAGCATACAAGAACCAGGAGAAGTACCTTCACCATCTTCTCTACTATATTCATCCTTTCTTGCAGCGCCAGCAGCTCAGTTACAGTATCTACTTGATTCAGCAG gtgGGGAATGGTACATTTAACCGAGCAAAGCTGCTTAATGTTGGCGTCCGGGAAGCCCTGAAGGATGAAGACTGGGACTGCCTTCTTCTGCACGATGTCGACCTAGTACCTGAGAATGATTATAATCTCTATGTTTGCGATGAATACTATCCCAAGCATATGGCTAGTGCCATGGATAAGTTTCAGTACAC gaTTCAGCTAGCAGGAATGAAAATAGTCCGGACATCACCTCACCTTGGACGCTACAAAGTGATGGACTACAATGAAGAGACAGAGACTCAAGAGCCTTGGAGAAG GCCTACTTCTCGACACAACAccagaaaaacatggaaagatGATGGAATGAATTCATTGGAGTTCAAGCTCCTTTCCAGGACAAAGCATCCTCTTTATACCAACATCACTGTGGACATTGGATACGTTCCCCCCTTTTCTtaa